TCGGCCCCGGTGATCGCGTCGCCGGTGGTCCAGCGGTCGATGACCCCGCGCCCGGAGACGACCCGCGCAACAACGCCGCCGTCCTTTGCGGCCCCGAAATCGGCCCGGTGATCAGAGCGCGAGAAGATCAGCATCGAACGCGAGGGGTCGTAGCCGGCGCAGCCCAGGACCACGTCGCCGCGCCCGTAGCGGTGCGGTGCACGGTCCGGGAGGATCGCCGACGGAAACGGTCCGAACGCCGCGGCATAGCGATCGCTCCACCGCAGAGAGAGTTCGCTATTAAAAATATCGATATCGTCGCCGAAAGCGGCTGCAAAAAGGGGGGTGGTCTCGATCACCACCTCGCCCGCGGAGGTCGAGAGCCTGATGTGCCCGGTCTGCGCCGCCTGCTTTGCCGCAGGCCTGATCACCGCCACCACGGTTGTCCTGTCCCATGCAGGGAGGAGATCGCCGATCGTCGCTCCCGCGGCAACCTCCACCTGCCTGCCGTCAAGGAAGACGTGCATCATCTATCACCCCTTCACGCGCCGGGTTTCCCCATGATCTCGCGTTCCTCATCGGTCAGACGCGCCAGCACCTCGGCAGACGTGCCGAGGGCGATGATCTTTCCGCCCCGCATCAGGGCTACCCGGTCGCAAATATCCCGCACAAACTCCATATCGTGCGATACGACAATAAAGGTCTCGTCCATCTGCTCGCGGGCGTGCATGATCGAGTGCTTCACGTCGATCTTCGTGATCGGGTCCATGGTGCCGGTGGGCTCGTCCAGGATGACGATCCTGGGCTCCCTGATGAGCACCTGGGCAAGGGCGACGCGGTGGCGCTCGCCCTCGGAAAGTTCGCCCGGTTTTCGGTCCAGGATCTCGCGGCTCTTCTCCTCGGTGAAACCGGCCATGCGGAGGGTGATGACCGCCTTTCTGATCGCGAGCTCCTTCGGGAACTCGAGCCCGATCGCATCGGTGAGGTTGTCCAGGACCGTCCGGTGGGGGAAGAGATCGTACTCCTGGTGCAGGAGCCCGATATAGCCCTTCGCCCGACCGCGGAACTCGATGCCGGGCTTGGTCATGTCCACCCATTCCTCGCCGATCCGGACGTTCATCTCGCCGCTCGTCGGTTCGATGATCCCGGAGATAATCCGCGAGAGGGTGGTCTTGCCCGCACCGCTCTTCCCGATGATCCCGAAGATCTCCTTCTCCGCAACCTCGAAGGAAACGCCGTTGACCGCTTTCACCATGCCGCGGTCCACCGAGAGGTAGCGCTTGATCACGTCGCGGGCGACCAGGACGTTCGCCCCGAGGTCGGTCCTGGTGTAGGTCTCTGCGTCTGAGATCCCCTCCATGAAGTGGGCGATGACCTCCTGGGGCGACCCTATCGCTGCGATCTCGCCGTCTTTCAGCATGATCGCCCGGTCGGCGACGTCCTCGATCACCTGCGAGAAGTGCGAGGTGACCATCATGCCCATATCGTTATTCCTGGCGGCCTCGTTGAGCATGGAGTGGACGAGGTTGGCGGTGCCCGGGTCGAGGGTGCCGGTGGGTTCGTCGGCAAAGAGAACGAACGGCTCCTTTGCGAGCTGGCGGGCGAGCACCACCCGCTGTTTCTCGCCGCCCGAGAGGTCGCGGGCGATATGCATCATGCGGTGGGAGAGACGGACCTCGTCGAGGAGATCGGCGGCCCGGTTCACCGCTTTGTTCGAGGGATAGTTGATGTCCTCAAGGGCGTGCAGGACATTCTCGATCACCCGGTCGTTCCCGTAGAGGGCAAAGGTCCGCTGGAACATGATCGCCGTCCGCGCCATGATCCGCCTTTTCATCGGCTCGTTCGAGGGGTCCCAGAGATCGAAGTCGGTCGGCTGCAGGGTCTGGCCGCATTTCGGGCACGTTTTTCCGGCTGCGCTCGGCACGTCCACCCATCCGCACCCCTCGCACGCCGCAACATGGTAGAGCACCCGTCCGCTCGTCGGCGGCTGGTCGACACCTCTGATCAGGTGAAGGAGAACGGTCTTTCCAGAGCCGCTCCGCCCGATGATACCGACGATCTCGCCTTCTGCGACTTCAAAATTTATATTGTTGAGAGCCCGTTTCCCGCCAAAATCCATGCAGAGGTTCTCGACTGTGATAAGCGCGGTCATAATATACTCCGTTGATACCTAAAGGGTAGTGTAGAGGTCAGATCATATTATCCTTTATATCGGAACAATTGCGTCTCCCGAGAGGTCCCTGATGATGGGGACAACTTCCCTGACGCTTCCAACGATATAATCTGCCGCTTTGCAGAGTTCAAGCGGCTTTTCCTTCGACTGCTGTTCTGAGAGGATGGCAACGTCAGCCTTCCTGAAGGCCTGGAGGTCGTTGATGCCGTCGCCGACCATCACCACGGCGTCATAGCATTTTTTGAGGTCGTCGACGATCTGCGCCTTGATCGAGGGCGTGGCGATGCCGTGCACCTGGTCCCGCGGGATGCCCAGGTGGTCGGCGATCCGTTCGAGCTTTGCCGCCCGGTCGCCTGAGGCGATGAAGGTGGCAACTCCCATCGCATGGAGATCGCTGATCGCCTCCTTCGCACCTTCGAAGGGGCGGCCCCCCGCGGTGACGGTGAACTCGATCCCCGGCATGGTGAGGTTGAGGATCGCCCCGGAGTCCATCACCACAAGCGATTCCTCCTTCAGGGTCCCCCACACGTCCCTGATGCAGGCCTGGAGATCGCCGACCATGGCGTTTCTGTCAGAGTAGAGGATCCGCGCCAGGTCTTCGTGGGGTGTGACCTGGCGGAGGCACGAGACACCGAAACCGATATTCTGCGCACAGAGGTATGCGGAGAGGAGCTGGTCGGGCGGCGCCCCGATCACGTCCCTGGAATGGGCGTTGAGAGCGATGAGCACCCGAGCACGGTCCAGGCAGGTGAGGAGGGTCGTCTCGACGTCTGAGAGAATCTCACCGGTTCGGACGTCCCGTGCCGTCCGGTAGCTCCGGAGGAGGGTGCCGGCACTATCAAATACCACTGCAACGGTCATGGATGCACACAGGTAACGCTTATGTGATCGGGTATTCATCTACTCCATTAAAGTATGTTGCTGAATGAAACCGCAGAAAAGATCAGGAGCATGGAGATCAGGGGGGCAGGCAGGATCGCCCGGTCGGCGGTCGGCGCCCTCAGGGACCATGCGGCCGGACTGGAAACTTCCGATACCGCCTCCTTTCTCCGCTCCATGAAGGAGGCGGCCGACCTCCTCGTCGCCACCCGCCCGACGGCGGTCTCCCTCCCGAACGCCGTGCAGACCGTGATGCGTTCGCTCGAGGGGGCTAAGAGCGTCGATGAGGCGAAGGCAGCGATAAAGGCGGCCGCGGACTCGTTCATCCTCTCGTCAAAACACGCGGTGGAGTGGATCGGCGAGATCGGCGCCCGCCATATCTCCGACGGCGACGTGATCCTCACCCATTGCAACTCCGAGGCGGCGCTGGCCTGCATCCTCACGGCCCACCGGGAGGGCAAGGCGATCGAGGTCTTCGCCACCGAGGTAAGGCCGAGAAACCAGGGGCTCCTGACGATCCGGGCCTTAAACGATGCCGGGATCCAGACGAACTTCATCGTGGACTCGGCGGTGAGGAGTTATATCAATGATGTGGACCTGGTGATCACCGGGGCGGACGCAATCACGGTGAACGGGGCGGTGGTGAACAAGATCGGCACCGCCCAGATCGCCCTCACCGCCCACGAGGCCAGGACGCCGATGGTGGTTGCCGCCGAGACCTACAAGTTCGCCCCCAGGACGATCCTCGGGGAGCGGATCGCGATCGAGGAGCGGGAAACCGGGGAGGTGCTCGACCGGCGTATCGCCGCGGGCCTGCCGCACGTGCGGGTGAGAAACCCGGCCTTCGACGTGACCCCGGCGCGCTACGTCGACCTGATCGTGACCGAGATCGGGGCGATCCCGCCAGCGATGGCCTATATGATCATCAGGGACCATCTCGGCTGGGGAATTGGGGAGTTTCACAAGGCATTTGAGATAGACGAGAGAATACAGGAGTGAACATGACAAAAGACGTTGTTGCAACCTATTATTTCCGCCCGCGGTCCGACACGACCCCTGAGGCGGCGGCACTGGCGATCGCCGAGGAGGAGACGACCGGGACCTGGACCGAGATCACCACCACGACCGAGTATGTCCGCCGCCTCGACGGCGAGGTGCTCTCCCTTGAGCCCTCGGGGAACGGGTACGTTACGCGGCTTTGCTACCCGGCCGAGATCTTCGAGGCAGGAAACGTCCCGCAGTACCTCTCGGTGGTGGCGGGCAACCTCTTCGGGCTTGCCCGGCTGGATGCAGTCCGCCTCCTGGACGTGGAGTTCCCGGAGACGCTCGTCCCCTTCGCCGGACCGAAGTTCGGGATGGAGGGGATCAGGCGGCTGATCGGGACGACCGACCGGCCGCACGTCGGGACGATCATCAAGCCGAAGGTGGGCTTAAACCCGAAGGACACGGCAGAGGTCGCCTATAAAGCGGCGATCGGCGGGGTGGACCTGATCAAGGACGACGAGACCCTGACCGACCAGACCTTCTGCCCGATGGACGAGCGCCTCCAGGCGGTGATGGCGAAACTCGACGAGGCGAAGAGCGAGACAGGGCAGGAAGTGCTGTATGCGGTGAACATCTCGGCGCGGGCCGACGATATCGTGGAGCGGGCCGAGCACGCCATCGACCTGGGTGCGAACATGGTGATGATCGACGTGATCACCTGCGGGTTCACTGCCTTGCAGGCCCTTGCCGAGGCGCCCTCGGTGACCGTCCCGGTCCACGTCCACCGGACGATGCACGGGGCGATCACCAGGAACCCGGAGCACGGGATCGCGATGCGCCCGATCGCACGGATCGTGCGGATGCTCGGCGGCGACCAGCTCCACACCGGGACGGTTTCCGGGAAGATGAGCCACGACGTCGGCGAGTTGCGGGGGGACAACGCCGCCCTCACCGATCCTTACCACGGACTCAAACCGACCTTCCCGGTGGCGAGCGGCGGGCTGCACCCGGGCAAGGTGGCGGCCGAACTCAAAAACCTGGGCACGAACATCGTGCTGCAGGCCGGCGGCGGGATCCACGGTCACCCTGACGGCACCGAGGCCGGCGCCCGGGCGATGCGCCAGGCGGCCGACGCCTTCATGGCCGGGGTCTCGGCGGAGGAGTACGCAAAGGACCACCGCGAGCTGGCGCGGGCCCTGGAGCGGTGGGGGAACCGCTGAGGGCCAGGCCCGACTATTTTTTTCTCTTTTTCCCTGACCGGTCCTGAGCCTCATCGCCTCCGCCGGCACCACAGGTAGGCGTCGGTCGCCTGGCGCATCGCCCTTGCCCGTCTCTCGGCCGTCGTCGATGATAAGGACCCCGCCGGGACGTGCGATCCGACCGAACTCAGCCAGGAACGCAGCCGGGTCGAACACCGGATCGCAAAGAGCCATATCCCGGCGGAGAGAATCAATGATCATGGCCCCCGCACCAGCCCCGGTCTTCGATGTCTTCAACGTCTATTTCGAGCAGATCTACGACCCGACGATGCACCTCGTCTTCACCTTCGACGGGGCACTCGATGAGGACGTCCTGCGGGCGGCGACGCTTCGCCTGATCGCCGCAAACCCCTATCTCGGGTGCCGGTTCGCGGTGCGGGACGGCGCACCCGTCTGGGAGGAGATCCCGGAGGAGGCGTGGGAGCGGGGCTTTGAGGTGCTCCCCCCCGGAGCGACGATGCCGCCGCCCCCCCTCGACGTCCGCACCGGCCCGCAGGTGCGGGTGGCCCTCTGCCGGGAGGAGGAGGGCGACCGGGTGACCGTCACCTGCCACCACGGCTTCTGCGACGCCCGCGGCCTCCTCGACCTGGCGCGGGATCTCTTCGCCGCCTGCCGGGGGGTTCCTCCGGCCCCCACCGGGCTGTACGACCGGAGCGCCGACCAGGTCCTCGCACGCTTCTCCGCGGCGGAGATCGAAGGGGCCTGCGAGGCCGAAGAGCCCTTCGTCGATAGATGGCGTTTCCCGGTCGAGCGGACCGGGCGGGGGGCGCCGCGGGTCGCTCTCAGGACGCTCGCACCAGAACGGCTGGCGCGGGCACGGGCGTTCGGCAAAATGCACGGCGCCACGGTGAACGACGTCGTGCTTGCCGCCTTCTTCCTCGCGATCCTCAGGATCAGGGACGACCCCGCCGATCTGCATGCGCCCAGATCCGTCCTCACCTCGGCCGATCTCCGCCGCTACCTCGACCGCCCGGTGCCGCCGGCAAACCTCTCCATCGCCTACGAGGTAACGCTCTCCCCCGGCGAGGGGGCAGGGCTGGAGGAGGTCGTGGGCCAGGTGGCGGCGGTGACAGGACGGCGCAAGGCAAACGGCCTTGGACTCGGGTGCATCGGGTTCTACGAAGAGATCTATGCGGGCGGCGTGCCTGCGGTGAAGGTGTTCTTCGACGGGATGATGAGGCGCTACCAGGAGAGCGGCATGAAAAACCCGGTCTTCTCCAACATCGGGGTGATCGACGCCGGGGTCGCCCTCCCGCTCGCGGGAAAGGACGGGCGGCCCCTCGACCTCCGGGAGGTTGTTCTCCTCCCCTGCGTCTGCTGGCCGTACGGGTATCTCATGTCCCTCTCCACCTTCAGGGATGCGATGACGATCGCCTCGGCCTATGAGGAGGGGCCGTATGCACCGGAGACGGTGGAGCGGTTCCTGGAACTCGTGGATGGGTACCTGCCGTGAAGGGGGGAATCGTTAGAGAGAAATCTTCCCCACGCCTACAATACAGTATGCACATCCCCTTCACCAAACTGCACGGCAACGGCAACGACTTCATCCTGATCGACGAGACGGCGGGAACGGTCATCCCCGACGAGATGAAACCCGGTTTCGCCGCCCTGTACTGCGACCGCCGGTTCGGCATCGGCGGCGACGGCGTCCTCTTCCTCCTTCCTTCGGAGAGCGCCGACGTGCGGATGCGCCTCTTCCAGCAGGACGAGAGCGAGGCCGAGATGTGCGGGAACGGGATCCGGTGCCTGGCGAAGTACGCCCATGACGCCGGCTACGTGCAGGAGACCTGCACCGTCGAGACGATGGCAGGCACGATGCCGGTCTCGATGGGCTACGACGAGGAGGGCGAGTTCTGGGCCGAGATCGAGATGGTGGACCCGGCCTATGAGCGCTCCGCGATCCCGGCGATCGGCGAGGGCGAATACAAAGAGCAGATCGGGCCCTTCACGGTCTATGCCGCGAACACCGGCGTCCCGCATGCGGTGATCTTCGTCGATGACGTCTCGGCGATCGACGTGGCGGCCGCAGCACCGCAGGTCCGCCGCCACCCGTCGTTCGCGAAAGGCGCGAACGTGAACTTTGTCGAGGTCACCGGCGAGGCCTCGATCAGGATCCGCACCTTCGAGCGGGGCGTCGAGGGCGAGACCGAGTCCTGCGGCACCGGGGCCACGGCGTCTGCGGCGATCGCCCACCGCCTGGGCCTGGTCGGGGCCGAGGTGGCGGTCGAGACGAACGGTGGCCCCCTGGTGATCACCTGCGGCGAGCGGACCCTGATGCGGGGGCCGGCAGAGACGGTCTTCTCGGGCGTCATCGAGGGGTGAACCCCCCTCCCTCCCGGATGATCTCTGGCCATTCCGGGCGTTATTTTCGATTTTAGAGGACTCGATCCGGGCGGATCGGGCTTCGTTTCAGATCTGGATATCTGCGGGGTTTCGGGCGGAACGGAGGCGAAGACGTGCTGTTTCACGTGGAAATCCGGGGCTCCGCGGGGGGGCGCCGGGGATTTTGTCGGGGGTGCGACGGGGAGGGGATGGACGGGGCAGGAGAACGGGCGGAAATGGGCGCGAATCTGAGGGCGGAAGAGGGGCGATTTTGCCGGTATTCTCGATTTTGTGGGGAACTGGCCGGGTATACGCGGTCGAGATCCGGCATCTTCGCGGGGTTATAACCCGGCATACATGGGGGTTTTTGATGGAGTATAACCACGCGAACATGGGAGGGGCGGTTGTGAGACATCCATGTCCCACAACCGAATTTGTTGGACATAAAATGCAAAATATGTCCAACAAAAGATCCTGTGGGATACCGGCGGCAGGGGCACCCGCCGGGTGAGGGAGGACGGCGGAGCATTCTACCCGGTGCTCGGCATGCCTGACCGGCTCCAATGGATCGCCACGATCAACCCGGAGTACTATGCGATCCACGTTCCTCAGGAGCCTGATCCTGCGGGGGCAGGCAAACCTCATCGGCATGGACCTGCTGGCGATCTTCATCATCTCAGGGATCGCCATCGCTCTCGGGATCACGATGTATCGGCGGACGCTGGAGTGAGGAGAGGACCGGTTGTCGAGGTGGTGCAGAGAGAGCGGCGGAACGTGTACTGACACTGTTCGTTAAACGCCGATCTCACACCACCCCGAGGAGCCACCGCCAGAGCGGGACGCACCTGATCTCCCCATCCATTCGCACCGTATCCTTCGTGATCAGCACCAGATCCCTCACCCGGCCGTCGAACTCAGCGGCGAACTCCCGGAGGGCGTTCATCTCCCGTTCGGGAGGAGTGTCGGTGTAGGTGACGTTGATCGCGGTCAGGGTGTTGTCCGGGTTTTTCAGGACGAAGTCCACCTCGCCCCCTTTTTTCCAGTAATAGGGATCGCCCCCCCGCCGCCGCAGTTCGAGAAATACCAGGTTCTCAACACAACGCCCTTCGTCGGCAGAGAACGTGAACGAAACGGCATTTCTCAGCCCGGTGTCGATGCAGTAGACTTTTTTGTTGTTCCTCGCCTGCACCTTCAGGGAGTAACTGAAATACTGGACCTCGAAGAGCACCCGTGCCATCTCGGCATAACAGACGTACTCCCTGATCGTCGCCGCCTCGATTCCCAGCACCTCTACCAGCTGTCGGTAGGAGTAGGGCAAGGCGATGTTGGTCAGGAGGTAGGAGAGGAGATCGGCAAGCGCCCGCTGGTTGCGCACTTTGTTCACCTGGACGATATCGCGATAGACGATGCTGTCGTAATACGCCCTGAGCTGATCCGCCTTCACGCCCCCGTCCTCCTGCCGCACCGCCTGCGGAAACCCACCTTCCCGGATGTATTGCCCGAGCAGGTTCAAAATGTCGTATTTTCTGGCGGCGAGGGCGACCGGGTCGAGCTCGACCTCCATCCCGCGAAAGAGGAGATACTCTGAGAAGTCAAGGGGATAGACCGGCACCGCAAGGTACCTTCCGCTGATCAGGGTCGAGACCTCCGAATCGAGGAGATAGGAGGAAGACCCCGAG
Above is a window of Methanofollis tationis DNA encoding:
- the atwA gene encoding methyl coenzyme M reductase system, component A2, whose product is MTALITVENLCMDFGGKRALNNINFEVAEGEIVGIIGRSGSGKTVLLHLIRGVDQPPTSGRVLYHVAACEGCGWVDVPSAAGKTCPKCGQTLQPTDFDLWDPSNEPMKRRIMARTAIMFQRTFALYGNDRVIENVLHALEDINYPSNKAVNRAADLLDEVRLSHRMMHIARDLSGGEKQRVVLARQLAKEPFVLFADEPTGTLDPGTANLVHSMLNEAARNNDMGMMVTSHFSQVIEDVADRAIMLKDGEIAAIGSPQEVIAHFMEGISDAETYTRTDLGANVLVARDVIKRYLSVDRGMVKAVNGVSFEVAEKEIFGIIGKSGAGKTTLSRIISGIIEPTSGEMNVRIGEEWVDMTKPGIEFRGRAKGYIGLLHQEYDLFPHRTVLDNLTDAIGLEFPKELAIRKAVITLRMAGFTEEKSREILDRKPGELSEGERHRVALAQVLIREPRIVILDEPTGTMDPITKIDVKHSIMHAREQMDETFIVVSHDMEFVRDICDRVALMRGGKIIALGTSAEVLARLTDEEREIMGKPGA
- a CDS encoding condensation protein; the protein is MAPAPAPVFDVFNVYFEQIYDPTMHLVFTFDGALDEDVLRAATLRLIAANPYLGCRFAVRDGAPVWEEIPEEAWERGFEVLPPGATMPPPPLDVRTGPQVRVALCREEEGDRVTVTCHHGFCDARGLLDLARDLFAACRGVPPAPTGLYDRSADQVLARFSAAEIEGACEAEEPFVDRWRFPVERTGRGAPRVALRTLAPERLARARAFGKMHGATVNDVVLAAFFLAILRIRDDPADLHAPRSVLTSADLRRYLDRPVPPANLSIAYEVTLSPGEGAGLEEVVGQVAAVTGRRKANGLGLGCIGFYEEIYAGGVPAVKVFFDGMMRRYQESGMKNPVFSNIGVIDAGVALPLAGKDGRPLDLREVVLLPCVCWPYGYLMSLSTFRDAMTIASAYEEGPYAPETVERFLELVDGYLP
- a CDS encoding RuBisCO large subunit C-terminal-like domain-containing protein; protein product: MTKDVVATYYFRPRSDTTPEAAALAIAEEETTGTWTEITTTTEYVRRLDGEVLSLEPSGNGYVTRLCYPAEIFEAGNVPQYLSVVAGNLFGLARLDAVRLLDVEFPETLVPFAGPKFGMEGIRRLIGTTDRPHVGTIIKPKVGLNPKDTAEVAYKAAIGGVDLIKDDETLTDQTFCPMDERLQAVMAKLDEAKSETGQEVLYAVNISARADDIVERAEHAIDLGANMVMIDVITCGFTALQALAEAPSVTVPVHVHRTMHGAITRNPEHGIAMRPIARIVRMLGGDQLHTGTVSGKMSHDVGELRGDNAALTDPYHGLKPTFPVASGGLHPGKVAAELKNLGTNIVLQAGGGIHGHPDGTEAGARAMRQAADAFMAGVSAEEYAKDHRELARALERWGNR
- a CDS encoding ribose 1,5-bisphosphate isomerase; this translates as MLLNETAEKIRSMEIRGAGRIARSAVGALRDHAAGLETSDTASFLRSMKEAADLLVATRPTAVSLPNAVQTVMRSLEGAKSVDEAKAAIKAAADSFILSSKHAVEWIGEIGARHISDGDVILTHCNSEAALACILTAHREGKAIEVFATEVRPRNQGLLTIRALNDAGIQTNFIVDSAVRSYINDVDLVITGADAITVNGAVVNKIGTAQIALTAHEARTPMVVAAETYKFAPRTILGERIAIEERETGEVLDRRIAAGLPHVRVRNPAFDVTPARYVDLIVTEIGAIPPAMAYMIIRDHLGWGIGEFHKAFEIDERIQE
- the dapF gene encoding diaminopimelate epimerase is translated as MHIPFTKLHGNGNDFILIDETAGTVIPDEMKPGFAALYCDRRFGIGGDGVLFLLPSESADVRMRLFQQDESEAEMCGNGIRCLAKYAHDAGYVQETCTVETMAGTMPVSMGYDEEGEFWAEIEMVDPAYERSAIPAIGEGEYKEQIGPFTVYAANTGVPHAVIFVDDVSAIDVAAAAPQVRRHPSFAKGANVNFVEVTGEASIRIRTFERGVEGETESCGTGATASAAIAHRLGLVGAEVAVETNGGPLVITCGERTLMRGPAETVFSGVIEG
- a CDS encoding HAD family hydrolase; the protein is MTVAVVFDSAGTLLRSYRTARDVRTGEILSDVETTLLTCLDRARVLIALNAHSRDVIGAPPDQLLSAYLCAQNIGFGVSCLRQVTPHEDLARILYSDRNAMVGDLQACIRDVWGTLKEESLVVMDSGAILNLTMPGIEFTVTAGGRPFEGAKEAISDLHAMGVATFIASGDRAAKLERIADHLGIPRDQVHGIATPSIKAQIVDDLKKCYDAVVMVGDGINDLQAFRKADVAILSEQQSKEKPLELCKAADYIVGSVREVVPIIRDLSGDAIVPI
- a CDS encoding ATP-binding protein — translated: MADLLDLLVALNPWWSGRDFDTGVRRDRYLSKIKRYCTTGEIVVLSGVRRSGKTTLLYQMIRDLIDEQGVDPRSILFVNCDEPALANLDRPLEAVLDTYRSNIWSGEGAWLVFDEIQAIPGWERWLKATYDRKRFRLVISGSSSYLLDSEVSTLISGRYLAVPVYPLDFSEYLLFRGMEVELDPVALAARKYDILNLLGQYIREGGFPQAVRQEDGGVKADQLRAYYDSIVYRDIVQVNKVRNQRALADLLSYLLTNIALPYSYRQLVEVLGIEAATIREYVCYAEMARVLFEVQYFSYSLKVQARNNKKVYCIDTGLRNAVSFTFSADEGRCVENLVFLELRRRGGDPYYWKKGGEVDFVLKNPDNTLTAINVTYTDTPPEREMNALREFAAEFDGRVRDLVLITKDTVRMDGEIRCVPLWRWLLGVV